The genomic interval TACATAATAAAACTAACCAAAAAATGACCCACGAGAGATTCATAACAAGTATCAATATCTTTATTAATAAAGATACTATATTTGGAATAGGTAACAATAACTTTGAAACTAATCAATTCGATAAAATTCTTGAAATTCATAAGGATGATAACTCCAATTATAACTATGGCATTATTAATGATTTGTTTGGCAATTTCCTGATTTCAATTAGCAAGAAGGTAAAATCCAATATTACGGGTGATAAACTCGGTATAATCGTTGTAACAGTAAAAGAGGACTACATTTCTAACATTTATAAAAGTATTAATGTCGGGGATAATGCTGACATATTTATTATTGACACAAAAGGGTCAATCATTTCGAGCAGGAACCCGGGTAAAATACCAGTTAATAAAGAATTTGCTGAAAAGTCGTTAATCCAGGAAATTAATAAAAATAGCCAGCAAAAGAAATACGCTTTTCCTTTCAATATAAATGGGGAACAATTCCTGGTAGCTTATAGCGGCATAGAAAACACGGACTGGTATGTTGTAAGTACAATACCCTACAGCTACCTTCAAACTGAATCAAAAAGCCTTAGAAGTACTATAATATTTATTGGAGTAATATGCCTCATTTTTGCAGTATTTGTCTCTTTTATCATCGCCCTTAGTATTTCAACACCTCTAAATAAAATGGTTTATCTTATGGAAGAGGCCGAAAAAGGAAACCTAAGTATAGAGATTGTTGATGATAGGCATGATGAGGTGGCTAAGATATCAAGTAGTTTCAATGAAATGATTGCAAGTATAAGAGTGCTTGCAAAGCAGGTGAACATATCTGCTCACAATGTTTTATCAAGAGCTGAGAATATTAAGGCTTCATCTGAACAGACATATTCCGCCTCAGAACAAATAGCTGTGACAATGCAGCAAATTGCAAAAGGCGCTTTGGAACAAGCAAATGAAGCAGCTGAAAGTGCATCTAATATGAACAATTTATCCGAAAAGATTAATTTAGTTGGAAACGAAATGAGTAATGTATCAAAGAGGGTTGGGGCTGCCAGGAAACTTAGTGAAAATGCATTAGAGACAGTAAAATCTCTTAATGATAAAGCTTTGTTGACAAAATCAGTATCACAAAAAATCATTAAAGATATTAAAGATCTTAATGCAGATATGAAACAAATAAAAAGTATAATTAACGTTATTGTTGGGATATCTGAACAAACAAATCTTCTTTCATTAAATGCTTCGATAGAAGCTGCAAGGGCAGGTCAGGCCGGGCGTGGTTTTGCAATAGTTGCAGATGAAGTAAAAAAGTTAGCTGAACAATCTAAAGAAGCTACTGTAACAATAAGTAATATTATTGCAGATATCCAGAAAAAGACCGAAGGAATTGCAAGTATTGCTAATGATGCAGGTACTATTATAGAACAACAAACAGATGCAGTGAATGAAACTGATAGTGCATTTAAAACAATCTTCAATGAGATGGGGCAAATTTCCAAACGTTTTGATGATATGACCAATTCAATAAGAGAAATACTGCTATCAAAAGATAAGACGCTAGAATCGATTGAACAAATTTCTGCAGTTTCTCAGCAAGCGGCTGCTGCAATAGAAGAGGTTTCTGCAAGCACCGAGGAACAAATGGCCAGCTCGGAAGAGCTTTCCAACCTTTCAAGAAATTTGAATCAAATGGCTTACGAGCTTACGGCAGCTGTTTCAAAATTTAAGATTGAATAACAACAATTGTTAAATATATTAACAATTGTTGGCTTAGCTTGACGCCTATGATTGGACATCTATATAATTATTTAGAGAAACATTAAAATGATTGGAGGTAAGAATAAATGTCATTTTTAGAATTAGCAAAAAGGAGATATTCTGTCCGCGATTACAAAGATACTCCTGTAGAGGAAGAGAAAATTTTACAAGTTCTTGAAGCAGGCAGAGTTGCGCCCTCTGCAGTTAATTACCAACCGCTATACTTTATCGTTGTACGGGATGAAGAATTAAGAAAGAAAATATTAACAACCTATCCGAGAAATTGGATTGCAAGTGCTCCGGTAATTATTGTGGTATGCGGCGACCATAGTAAAGCTTGGAGGCGGGCTGATGGCAAGGATCATTGTGATATTGATACAGCAATAGCAATCGATCATATGACATTAGCAGCGACAGACCTGGGGCTCGGTACCTGTTGGGTTTGTGCGTTCAATTCAATGCAGTGTCATAAAATATTAGGTTTGCCATCCCATATTGAAGTTATCGCACTCTTACCATTGGGTTATCCGGCTGACCAGGCAGACGTTGACCGGCATAGCACCAAAAGGAAGAAAATAGAGGAAATAGTGTATTGGGATGGGTTTTCTAAATAAAATATATGTTTTTAAATTTATTGTATTGGAAAGTGTGAGTCAGGGATAGTTCCCTGACTTATTTAATTTAACGAGTTGTGCTAGTCCGCCTATACGGAAAGAATATTGTGGAAAGGCTTAGAGCCTGTTAATGCAGCGAAGGAGAAGCCACATCACCTGTTTGAGCGACAGCGAGTTTGATGTGGCCCGGAGCAAATTTACAGGCTCTTAGCTTTGGAACTCTTTAATTCTTGGAGTATAGGTGGACTAGCACAACAGATTAATTTAAAGCAAAAAATGATTAAGTTACAGCAAAAAGTGAAATGAATTTATAGTCTATATTCATTAAAATGTATTTATAGAATTATTACATAATGTACATAAGTTTTTACACTTCTTACCGGTGCTTGCAGCTATCTAAAATAATTCACTAATAAAATTTAACTGGAGGGATTTTATGTGCGAAATACCTGCTTATAAAAATGAGGAGTTAAGTTTCGAAGAACGGGCAAAAGATTTGGTTTCAAGGATGACGCTGGAGGAAAAAGTTACACAAATGATTTATAACGCACCTGCAATTCCACGGCTCGGCATACCTTCATACAACTGGTGGAATGAAGCTTTACATGGAGTGGCAAGGGCAGGAGTTGCAACTATGTTTCCACAGGCCATAGGAATGGCGGCAACATTTGATGAGGATTTGGTTTACAAGGTTGCTGATGTCATTTCCACCGAAGGAAGGGCAAAATACCACGAATTTCAAAGGAAAGGCGACCATGGTATCTATAAGGGACTGACATTTTGGTCCCCAAATATAAACATTTTTAGAGATCCGAGGTGGGGAAGAGGCCATGAAACTTACGGAGAAGACCCTTATTTGACAGGAAGGCTGGGTGTCGCTTTTGTAAAAGGCATCCAGGGAAATGATGAAAAATACCTTAAAGCAGCTGCCTGTGCAAAGCATTATGCAGTCCACAGCGGTCCGGAAAGCGAAAGACATAGTTTTAATGCGATAGTATCACAAAAAGATTTGCGTGAAACATATCTTCCTGCATTTAAAGAGTGTGTAAAGGAGGCCAAGGTTGAAGCGGTGATGGGAGCTTATAACAGGACAAACGGTGAGCCCTGCTGCGGAAGTGAGACACTGCTTAAGAAAATCCTGAGAGAAGAGTGGGGATTTAAAGGTCATGTGACTTCAGACTGCTGGGCGATACGGGATTTTCACCTTCATCATATGGTGACAAAGACAGCTCCCGAGTCGGCGGCACTGGCACTGAATAGCGGCTGTGATGTAAACTGCGGAAATATGTTTCCTAATCTTCTGATTGCTTATAAGGAAGGATTGGTAAGTGAGGAAGCTATTGATAAAGCTGTAATAAGGTTATTTATTACAAGGATGAAGCTTGGTATGTTTGATAATCCTGAAAAGGTTCCTTATACAAGCATACCCTATGAAAAAAATGACTGCAAGGAGCATAGGGAATTTGCTTTGGAAGTATCCAAAAAATCAATGGTGCTGCTAAAGAACGAAAACAACCTGCTTCCACTGGACAGGAACAAAATAAAATCCATTGCAGTGATAGGGCCTAATGCCGATAGCAGGGAAGCATTAGCAGGTAACTATTGCGGTACAGCTTCCAGATATGTGACGGTACTTGAAGGAATACATGAAGCGGTAGCAGACGATACAAGGGTATATTATGCCCAAGGCTGTCATTTGTATAAGGATAAGGTTGAAGGGTTGGCCGACCCCAAAGACAGATTTGCAGAGGCTGTTTCTGCTGCCGAAAGGGCAGATGTCGTAGTGATGTGCCTGGGGCTTGATGCCAGCATTGAAGGAGAAGAAGGAGACGCTTCCAATGAATATTCAAGCGGCGATAAAAAAGATTTGAATCTTCCAGGTCTTCAACAGGAACTCCTTGAAGCTGTCCATAAAACAGGGAAACCTATTATTCTGGTGATCCTCTCAGGAAGTGCCCTTGCAGTTTCATGGGCAGATGAAAACATCCCTGCAATTATTCAAGCCTGGTATCCCGGTGCTGAAGGAGGAAAGGCAGTTGCCTCCTTGATTTTTGGAGAATACAGCCCTTCTGGAAGACTTCCGGTAACATTCTACAGGACAACCGAGGAACTTCCTGACTTCAGGGACTATTCCATGAAAAACAGGACCTATAGATATATGCAAAATGAAGCACTTTACCCATTTGGATATGGGTTAAGTTATACCAAGTTTGAATACGGTGAAATCAGACTTGATAAAGATAGGATAAATGTCAGTGAAGACATTGAATGCAGCGTAAAGGTTAAAAATATAGGCCAACGTGAGTCTGAAGAAACTGTACAGCTCTATTTGAAAGATGTTCAAGCCAGGGTTGAAGTCCCAAAATGGCAGTTGAGGGGAATCAAAAAAATACATTTGAACCCTGGAGAAGAAAAGGAAGTCACGTTTGCATTAACACCTCGGCAGATGGCATTGATAGATAATGAAGGAAAATGCATTCTTGAACCGGGCATATTTGAGATATATATTGGAGGCAGCCAGCCGGACGAAAGAAGCCAGAGGCTAACTGGGACAAAAGTCTCAAAAAGCACATTTGAAGTGATTGGTGATGTTGTCCAACTTGAATATTAGTTCTTATTGCCCCCGGGTCAATTTTTATATATAATTGATTCGGGGGTTATTTATGATTATAGAAGGTTTGCATGAAAAAGGAATTTTTACTGAAGATTATCCCTTCAGACTCACAATAAATATTGAAGAAAATTTTGATTACCCTTTTCACTGGCATAACGCTGTTGAACTGGTCTATGTACTTGAAAACGGGTATAAGGTCAATGTAAACAGCGGGGAATACCACCTGAATGAAAAAGATATCCTTATTATTGCAGGTGGTGATATACATGGCTTTTATACACGTAATAACAAGGGAAGAAGGGTTTTTATACAATTTGATATTTCGATGCTGGATGGATTTGGCGATATGAATGCTGTAAAACCTTTCCTGTCCCAGACAAAAAAAATTTCCTTTCAGGATGACAAGCATTTGCACCATGCCCTGGAGGAACAAATTTTGA from Petroclostridium xylanilyticum carries:
- a CDS encoding methyl-accepting chemotaxis protein; protein product: MYMKHGNDAKKLSGVYIHEKIKSLNGFFKNILSFFAQSRILRNTKIQTRLIISFILLSFIPLALISIISYKKSSDAIQSKIKTYSVEVMNGVSKNLSAELKQIEKICEEISSSQEVQTGLPNYLSMEKSEQFKVYYSIHNKTNQKMTHERFITSINIFINKDTIFGIGNNNFETNQFDKILEIHKDDNSNYNYGIINDLFGNFLISISKKVKSNITGDKLGIIVVTVKEDYISNIYKSINVGDNADIFIIDTKGSIISSRNPGKIPVNKEFAEKSLIQEINKNSQQKKYAFPFNINGEQFLVAYSGIENTDWYVVSTIPYSYLQTESKSLRSTIIFIGVICLIFAVFVSFIIALSISTPLNKMVYLMEEAEKGNLSIEIVDDRHDEVAKISSSFNEMIASIRVLAKQVNISAHNVLSRAENIKASSEQTYSASEQIAVTMQQIAKGALEQANEAAESASNMNNLSEKINLVGNEMSNVSKRVGAARKLSENALETVKSLNDKALLTKSVSQKIIKDIKDLNADMKQIKSIINVIVGISEQTNLLSLNASIEAARAGQAGRGFAIVADEVKKLAEQSKEATVTISNIIADIQKKTEGIASIANDAGTIIEQQTDAVNETDSAFKTIFNEMGQISKRFDDMTNSIREILLSKDKTLESIEQISAVSQQAAAAIEEVSASTEEQMASSEELSNLSRNLNQMAYELTAAVSKFKIE
- a CDS encoding nitroreductase family protein, which produces MSFLELAKRRYSVRDYKDTPVEEEKILQVLEAGRVAPSAVNYQPLYFIVVRDEELRKKILTTYPRNWIASAPVIIVVCGDHSKAWRRADGKDHCDIDTAIAIDHMTLAATDLGLGTCWVCAFNSMQCHKILGLPSHIEVIALLPLGYPADQADVDRHSTKRKKIEEIVYWDGFSK
- a CDS encoding glycoside hydrolase family 3 C-terminal domain-containing protein, which produces MCEIPAYKNEELSFEERAKDLVSRMTLEEKVTQMIYNAPAIPRLGIPSYNWWNEALHGVARAGVATMFPQAIGMAATFDEDLVYKVADVISTEGRAKYHEFQRKGDHGIYKGLTFWSPNINIFRDPRWGRGHETYGEDPYLTGRLGVAFVKGIQGNDEKYLKAAACAKHYAVHSGPESERHSFNAIVSQKDLRETYLPAFKECVKEAKVEAVMGAYNRTNGEPCCGSETLLKKILREEWGFKGHVTSDCWAIRDFHLHHMVTKTAPESAALALNSGCDVNCGNMFPNLLIAYKEGLVSEEAIDKAVIRLFITRMKLGMFDNPEKVPYTSIPYEKNDCKEHREFALEVSKKSMVLLKNENNLLPLDRNKIKSIAVIGPNADSREALAGNYCGTASRYVTVLEGIHEAVADDTRVYYAQGCHLYKDKVEGLADPKDRFAEAVSAAERADVVVMCLGLDASIEGEEGDASNEYSSGDKKDLNLPGLQQELLEAVHKTGKPIILVILSGSALAVSWADENIPAIIQAWYPGAEGGKAVASLIFGEYSPSGRLPVTFYRTTEELPDFRDYSMKNRTYRYMQNEALYPFGYGLSYTKFEYGEIRLDKDRINVSEDIECSVKVKNIGQRESEETVQLYLKDVQARVEVPKWQLRGIKKIHLNPGEEKEVTFALTPRQMALIDNEGKCILEPGIFEIYIGGSQPDERSQRLTGTKVSKSTFEVIGDVVQLEY